A window of the Fulvia fulva chromosome 11, complete sequence genome harbors these coding sequences:
- a CDS encoding Exosome complex exonuclease rrp6, with protein sequence MEDFNSLEANIKSSLLATIRSANSLGNEDLAFHRSLDSSVGTTLDQQNARLLGLAERLLGVSTANTELVRPPRLKDIDSVEGNWKAVVDVVDSLLERADTALDEFTGAVKRLSPGIEQAAPSKPPKVSRIAAALKTQELEKPQLHFDHVPKNDEVLPFKPLLQSKPHAAVPLETSPIASDEDTQESYAYHLISHSRLGVLDHEDGLKHLFSFSNKASRFEFFFPTSKSLKLRCWNIDPNVPNRYPHPYQLEIEQYRYPSSVYTISEPIMYQPFESTTATFVDTEEALYEMLEELKQAKEIAIDLEHHDSRTYIGIVSLMQISTRDKDWVVDTLQPWRRKMQCLNEVFADPGILKILHGAYMDIVWLQRDLGLYIVALFDTHYASRALGYTGGSLAFLLKKFINFDAQKQYQMADWRIRPLPQELFDYARSDTHFLLYIFDNMRNELVQRSDFSKPDHEGDKLWDVLQKSTEVALQRYEHPIYDAELGQGAGGWYKMLSRTPALFSKEQFSVFRAVHKWRDEVAREQDDSTHYVMPNHQVLSIAKAMPPNRLALLGVAQPTTQTVKLRADELVSVIAKAKEAGKEGPAMMDILNKIEPQAPRKSAPVQAAPAEATPEKTGPTASASGTASMADYKPSTSLPLRSSTSTFWGSAFDNSAHQKREMSSTSNVSLAVPLPPLTAEIFANPNEVEAEPPTPEPIPAPAVEVPADDDTFILKERNGKRKRTIDKFANVEDDGMAANTDEVSLTPVSGRDQEQREKAERKAARKAAKKAEKEAKRNGEEDSEIEDDTPFDYAAAPSILNPPREPRKSAKERKKEEKQKNPYATSLDAPKGMPRNQKEGPGRSMTFRN encoded by the exons ATGGAGGACTTCAACAGCCTCGAAGCGAACATCAAATCGTCCCTCCTCGCGACCATCCGCAGCGCCAACTCACTCGGCAACGAAGACCTCGCCTTCCACCGATCGCTCGACTCGTCTGTCGGCACCACCCTCGACCAGCAGAATGCGCGTCTTCTGGGTCTTGCGGAACGTCTTCTGGGCGTTTCGACAGCGAACACGGAGCTTGTACGTCCTCCGCGACTGAAAGATATCGACTCGGTCGAAGGCAACTGGAAGGCCGTCGTTGATGTCGTCGACAGCCTGCTCGAGCGCGCCGATACTGCCTTGGATGAGTTTACTGGCGCTGTGAAGAGATTGAGTCCGGGAATTGAGCAG GCGGCTCCTTCCAAACCGCCCAAGGTCTCTCGAATCGCTGCCGCGCTCAAGACACAGGAGCTTGAGAAGCCACAGCTGCACTTCGACCACGTGCCCAAGAACGATGAGGTGCTTCCCTTCAAGCCGCTCCTGCAGAGCAAACCGCATGCTGCAGTGCCGCTGGAGACTTCGCCCATCGCTTCTGACGAGGACACGCAAGAATCGTACGCCTACCATCTCATTTCTCACTCTCGACTTGGTGTGCTGGACCATGAAGATGGTCTGAAGCATCTTTTCTCTTTCAGTAACAAAGCTTCACGCTTCGAGTTCTTCTTTCCTACATCCAAGTCTTTGAAACTCCGCTGTTGGAACATTGATCCTAACGTACCAAACAGATACCCACACCCCTACCAGCTTGAAATCGAGCAGTACCGATACCCGTCGTCCGTCTATACCATCAGCGAACCGATCATGTACCAGCCCTTCGAATCCACGACCGCCACATTCGTCGATACCGAGGAAGCACTATACGAAATGCTTGAAGAGTTGAAGCAGGCGAAAGAGATTGCAATCGATCTGGAACATCACGACAGCAGGACATACATAGGTATAGTATCACTCATGCAGATCAGCACGCGCGACAAGGACTGGGTTGTGGATACGCTTCAGCCGTGGAGGAGAAAGATGCAATGCTTGAATGAGGTGTTTGCCGATCCTGGCATCCTCAAGATCTTGCACGGCGCATACATGGACATTGTGTGGCTGCAACGAGACCTTGGACTGTACATTGTCGCGCTCTTCGACACGCATTATGCCTCACGAGCATTGGGCTACACTGGTGGAAGTCTGGCTTTCCTTCTGAAGAAGTTCATCAACTTTGACGCGCAAAAGCAGTATCAGATGGCAGACTGGCGGATACGGCCACTTCCGCAAGAATTGTTCGACTACGCCAGAAGCGACACCCACTTCCTGCTTTACATCTTCGACAATATGCGGAATGAGCTAGTGCAGAGGTCGGACTTCTCAAAGCCAGATCACGAGGGTGACAAGCTGTGGGATGTGCTACAGAAGAGTACCGAGGTCGCATTACAGAGATACGAGCACCCGATCTACGACGCAGAATTGGGACAAGGTGCTGGAGGATGGTATAAGATGCTGTCGCGAACCCCAGCACTCTTCTCGAAAGAGCAGTTCTCCGTCTTCCGCGCAGTGCACAAGTGGCGAGACGAAGTGGCAAGAGAGCAAGACGACAGCACGCACTATGTCATGCCGAACCATCAAGTGCTGAGCATTGCCAAGGCCATGCCACCGAACCGACTGGCATTGCTTGGTGTAGCGCAGCCGACAACACAGACCGTCAAGCTGAGGGCGGATGAGCTGGTCAGTGTGATTGCGAAGGCGAAGGAGGCAGGAAAGGAGGGACCAGCAATGATGGACATTCTCAACAAAATCGAGCCGCAAGCACCGCGGAAATCAGCGCCTGTACAAGCAGCCCCAGCAGAAGCAACGCCAGAAAAGACGGGACCCACTGCAAGTGCTTCTGGCACAGCTTCTATGGCCGACTACAAACCTTCGACATCACTCCCGCTGCGAAGTTCAACTTCAACCTTCTGGGGTTCAGCTTTCGACAACAGCGCGCATCAAAAGCGGGAGATGTCATCGACTAGCAACGTTTCCCTGGCTGTACCCCTACCACCACTAACAGCAGAGATCTTCGCCAATCCGAACGAGGTGGAAGCGGAGCCGCCGACACCAGAACCTATTCCTGCTCCAGCTGTGGAAGTGCCGGCTGACGATGACACTTTTATCCTCAAAGAGCGCAACGGGAAGCGAAAGCGCACGATAGACAAGTTCGCAAATGTGGAGGACGACGGCATGGCAGCAAACACGGACGAAGTGTCATTGACTCCAGTCAGTGGTCGCGACCAAGAACAGCGTGAGAAGGCAGAGCGAAAAGCAGCGAGGAaggcggcgaagaaagccgAAAAAGAGGCGAAGCGGAACGGGGAGGAAGATAGCGAGATCGAGGACGACACACCGTTCGACTATGCTGCAGCGCCGAGCATACTCAACCCACCGCGGGAGCCTCGAAAGAGTGCGAAGGAGCGCAAGAAGGAGGAGAAGCAAAAGAATCCGTATGCTACGTCGCTAGATGCGCCAAAGGGTATGCCGAGGAATCAGAAGGAGGGCCCGGGACGGAGTATGACTTTTAGGAATTGA
- a CDS encoding ATP synthase F(0) complex subunit C2, mitochondrial — MFASTKLASSALRVSVTQQSRRMLSTPRGAAPLRSSIARQPIARNGLIQSNGHNAFVTHSLRNTAQSRGITAETTTGAIVMAAKLQGAGLATVGLAGAGVGIGAVFAALIIGVSRNPSMRGQLFQYAIMGFAFAEAQGLFAMMITFLMLYAY; from the exons ATGTTCGCCTCTACCAAACTCGCCTCTTCAGCCCTGCGCGTCAGCGTCACGCAGCAATCCCGACGCATGTTGTCCACGCCGCGAG GAGCGGCCCCTCTTCGAAGCTCCATCGCCCGCCAGCCCATCGCTCGCAATGGTCTGATCCAGTCGAACGGCCACAATGCCTTCGTCACCCACTCGCTCCGCAACACCGCCCAGTCCCGCGGCATCACCGCCGAGACGACTACAGGTGCCATTGTAATGGCAGCAAAACTGCAAGGCGCGGGTCTGGCTACAGTAGGCCTAGCTGGTGCGGGCGTGGGCATTGGAGCTGTGTTCGCCGCGTTGATTATAGGTGTGAGCAGGAATCCGTCGATGAGAG GACAGCTGTTCCAGTACGCCATTATGGGGTTCGCGTTTGCTGAGGCTCAGGGGCTGTTTGCTATGATGATTACGTTTTTGATGTTGTATGCATATTGA
- a CDS encoding Aspulvinone E synthetase melA: MPATRQHPVHILDLLKDAAASDPSVGLLYLNKGLAGEAKRVPYAQLLKQAEDNAVRLRKAGIFDHGRTVITYFDTHEEHVLWFWSVIAAGGVCAVLNPISNDPKTVAGQLDNVKSLFGDTPVVTTHKLSSIFAARRLNVGSVEDILTPRKRAAEIEDNGVLSRTHPFDPDKTAAIVFTSGSTGHSKAVKYSHAALIASVQAKAAHLSTHGLTFMSWISFDHSACLCEVHLQALFVHSDQVFAPTADVAVEPHRYFEILSRYQIGYTFSPNSFLAAAANALAEHDESGQEIDLSHLRVLFCGGEANRTATLQATDQIIRKFGAPKRAIKPVYGLSETCSACFYNLEGPDYDVKYGNIFASAGKPLPSVLEVKLVDQEEDQKVSDEGLIHLRGDVLFQGYHNNEEATAACMTADGWMNTGDIGKFDENGNLLLLGRAKEVLILNGQNYSSFEIEHAIETSDIEGLEPFYTAVFSTWDQDRQSEAPIVLFNPTEAAIGPKNLRATLQAVEKCVFSICAQKALHIIALPKSLLPKSTIGKLSRAKLKKSFETGAFDDFIVSERAPPVKSNDINGTNGHTNGTNGHAVKTFPSPLQKEIAEIYASIVGVSSSELMGQDALLSSGINSMGFMRLKKALENNLKIHQEIPMPLLIRCHSVADLEHELTLLGTVSTQYDPIVPLFTEGSKQPLFLLHPGAGEFLCWIGLLKYLPDRPIYALRAKGLHPGEGTFDGIEDLLKCYYDAMRRVQPHGPYAMLGYCFGGLLGFELGKMFEAAGETVVYCGGIDNPPDPKPTIGQVQYRKLMIDVLPVVTELTEDDAQKFADETAHLSDEGFYEILFTKFSPELIENMDITVPRLQAYGRVEDVMRQIASKYEPTGDLGTMDIFCADPMPHFGATPEVWKRDVLGGWREFVRGENVNFHYVQGTHISLIKEPHIKDFQRIVNEAFEKRGI; encoded by the exons ATGCCTGCTACGAGACAACATCCAGTGCACATCCTAGACTTGCTCAAGGATGCTGCTGCGTCAGATCCGTCTGTCGGGCTGCTTTATCTCAACAAAGGCTTGGCTGGTGAAGCAAAGCGGGTGCCGTATGCCCAGCTACTGAAGCAAGCTGAG GACAATGCAGTGCGACTGCGTAAAGCTGGCATCTTCGATCATGGCCGTACTGTCATCACTTACTTCGACACGCATGAAGAGCACGTGCTCTGGTTCTGGTCCGTCATTGCGGCGGGTGGAGTTTGTGCGGTGCTCAATCCCATCTCGAACGACCCAAAAACTGTTGCAGGCCAGCTCGACAACGTCAAATCCCTGTTCGGCGATACTCCTGTCGTGACGACACATAAGCTGTCATCGATCTTTGCAGCACGACGGCTGAACGTTGGATCCGTTGAAGACATCCTCACTCCTCGCAAGCGGGCCGCAGAGATCGAAGACAATGGCGTTCTGTCAAGAACTCACCCTTTTGACCCTGACAAGACAGCCGCCATCGTGTTCACGTCCGGAAGTACTGGTCATTCCAAGGCGGTCAAATACAGCCATGCAGCGCTCATTGCCTCGGTCCAAGCCAAAGCTGCGCATCTTTCGACGCATGGCTTGACTTTCATGTCATGGATTT CATTCGATCATTCAGCCTGCCTTTGCGAGGTGCATCTCCAAGCACTTTTCGTGCATTCTGACCAAGTCTTTGCCCCTACTGCAGACGTCGCAGTCGAGCCGCATCGTTACTTTGAGATCCTGAGTCGATACCAGATTGGCTATACTTTCTCCCCAAACTCATTCCTTGCCGCAGCTGCCAATGCACTCGCAGAGCACGATGAGTCTGGCCAGGAGATCGACCTCAGCCATCTCCGTGTACTCTTCTGTGGAGGCGAGGCCAACAGAACAGCGACTCTGCAGGCCACAGACCAGATCATACGCAAGTTCGGTGCGCCGAAGCGGGCTATCAAACCAGTCTACGGTCTCAGCGAAACATGCTCTGCCTGCTTCTACAACCTGGAGGGCCCAGACTACGACGTTAAATATGGTAACATCTTTGCAAGCGCAGGCAAACCACTGCCCAGTGTGTTAGAAGTCAAGCTGGTGGACCAAGAAGAGGACCAGAAAGTCTCCGATGAAGGTCTGATTCATCTTCGTGGCGACGTCCTCTTCCAAGGCTACCACAACAATGAAGAAGCCACTGCTGCTTGCATGACCGCTGATGGCTGGATGAACACTGGCGATATCGGGAAATTCGATGAGAACGGCAACCTTCTGCTCCTCGGCCGTGCCAAAGAAGTGCTCATCCTGAATGGGCAGAACTACTCTTCGTTCGAGATTGAGCATGCGATCGAGACGAGTGACATCGAAGGCCTGGAACCGTTCTATACCGCCGTGTTCTCGACATGGGACCAAGACAGACAGTCTGAAGCGCCGATTGTGCTGTTCAATCCGACCGAGGCGGCGATTGGACCAAAGAATCTTCGGGCTACATTGCAGGCTGTTGAGAAGTGTGTCTTCAGTATTTGTGCGCAGAAGGCGTTACATATCATTGCGCTACCGAAGTCATTATTACCGAAGTCAACGATTGGCAAGCTCTCCCGAGCGAAGTTGAAGAAGTCCTTCGAGACTGGTGCCTTCGACGACTTCATCGTCAGCGAGAGAGCACCACCCGTCAAGTCGAACGACATCAACGGTACCAATGGTCACACTAACGGAACCAATGGCCACGCAGTCAAGACCTTCCCGTCACCTCTTCAGAAAGAGATCGCCGAGATATATGCTTCCATCGTCGGCGTATCCTCGTCCGAGCTCATGGGGCAAGATGCACTGCTATCAAGCGGCATCAACTCGATGGGTTTCATGCGGCTGAAGAAAGCTCTTGAAAACAACCTCAAGATCCACCAAGAGATTCCAATGCCACTGTTGATCCGCTGCCACTCGGTCGCCGATCTGGAACACGAACTGACACTCTTAGGAACAGTGTCAACCCAGTACGATCCAATTGTCCCACTCTTTACGGAAGGAAGCAAACAGCCTCTCTTCCTGCTTCATCCCGGTGCCGGTGAGTTCCTCTGCTGGATTGGACTCTTGAAGTATCTACCGGACAGGCCGATCTACGCTCTCCGCGCCAAAGGTCTACATCCCGGTGAAGGGACTTTTGATGGGATAGAGGATTTGTTGAAGTGCTACTATGATGCCATGCGGAGGGTACAACCTCACGGTCCTTATGCTATGCTCGGCTACTGCTTTGGAGGTCTTCTGGGCTTCGAGCTCGGCAAGATGTTCGAAGCTGCGGGTGAGACTGTCGTTTACTGTGGTGGTATCGACAACCCTCCTGATCCGAAGCCAACGATTGGACAAGTTCAGTACCGCAAGCTGATGATTGATGTGCTGCCTGTCGTTACCGAGCTGACCGAAGACGACGCTCAGAAGTTTGCAGATGAAACAGCACACCTGAGCGATGAAGGGTTCTACGAGATCCTCTTCACCAAGTTCTCTCCAGAGCTCATCGAGAACATGGACATTACAGTCCCTCGACTTCAGGCTTATGGTCGGGTTGAAGATGTGATGCGTCAGATTGCAAGCAAGTATGAACCAACGGGTGATCTTGGAACCATGGATATCTTCTGCGCCGATCCTATGCCACACTTTGGTGCGACGCCGGAGGTGTGGAAAAGAGATGTCCTTGGTGGGTGGAGGGAGTTTGTGCGAGGGGAGAATGTCAACTTTCATTACGTGCAAGGCACGCACATCAGTCTGATTAAGGAGCCGCATATCAAGGACTTTCAGAGGATTGTTAATGAGGCTTTTGAGAAGCGTGGCATCTAG
- a CDS encoding Acyltransferase clz6, translating to MESKVYPSTALVPAIIELSIPDVYSPKSWVCQTHFWPLHSELTPERAFDVLRQGLSRTISEIPALAGIAVRGPKNDPRDIAIEIKEDGCVDFAYEDFSAKDGIPSYAELKQAGFPLTNLIETFSQSITLTPISEGAPMLLVKLNVLQGGLAMAFGFNHLLTDATAMAEVERLWSLHTADVSSGRQQTYRAKDANKMDVELRKRFSVPTSDAAEFENPHWTIFPTEHSQLHLAPRPISKSFFEKTKSERLPQVDGSTSVKGDPETVKWCHWYFSPESLVALKKDASGPDPVKWISTMNAMVGLFWSRLSSIRQKSRDGVSSSLCLFPMNMRSRFDPPVGSDFIGNLVDVVFTVSPLQELEDDALGLQVAAYSARSAVKGWSSEAWNSWLAMAVNLPAEQAICPNPLPLLQTHNLGFNDYSNLQSNTLDWGSDLGHIDVTRYMKPAASLAKCATAVIVHPRLRDGGLAVATTNTDSMCKALEQDHVFSRYGKLVCSYV from the exons ATGGAGAGCAAAGTCTACCCAAGCACAGCATTGGTGCCTGCGATCATCGAGCTGTCGATACCAGATGTATACTCGCCCAAGTCATGG GTCTGCCAGACTCACTTCTGGCCTCTGCATTCCGAGCTCACTCCCGAACGTGCCTTTGACGTGCTCCGGCAAGGACTCAGCCGGACTATCTCAGAGATACCTGCTCTAGCTGGCATCGCTGTTCGTGGACCCAAGAATGACCCACGTGACATTGCCATTGAGATCAAGGAGGATGGATGTGTGGACTTTGCGTACGAAGACTTCTCTGCAAAGGATGGCATCCCGAGTTATGCAGAACTCAAGCAGGCTGGATTCCCCTTGACCAACTTGATCGAAACATTCTCGCAATCCATCACTTTGACGCCAATATCAGAGGGCGCTCCGATGTTGCTGGTCAAGCTCAATGTGCTTCAAGGCGGGCTAGCCATGGCCTTCGGCTTCAACCATCTTCTGACAGATGCAACAGCCATGGCAGAGGTCGAACGACTGTGGTCTTTGCACACAGCGGATGTCAGCAGCGGTCGTCAGCAGACTTACAGAGCCAAGGATGCAAACAAGATGGACGTCGAGCTTCGCAAACGTTTCTCCGTTCCCACTTCTGATGCTGCGGAGTTCGAGAATCCTCATTGGACCATATTCCCGACTGAACACTCTCAGCTCCACCTGGCACCAAGGCCCATCTCAAAAAGCTTTTTCGAAAAGACGAAGTCTGAACGCCTGCCGCAGGTAGATGGGTCAACATCAGTAAAGGGAGATCCTGAGACAGTCAAATGGTGCCATTGGTATTTCAGTCCCGAGAGTCTTGTGGCTCTCAAAAAGGACGCTTCTGGTCCAGATCCAGTCAAGTGGATCTCGACCATGAACGCAATGGTTGGACTGTTCTGGTCTCGACTATCTTCGATTCGTCAGAAGAGTCGTGACGGTGTCTCAAGCTCTCTTTGCTTGTTCCCAATGAACATGAGATCTCGTTTCGATCCGCCAGTCGGCTCAGACTTCATCGGCAATCTTGTCGATGTGGTATTCACTGTGTCTCCACTACAGGAGCTCGAAGACGATGCTTTGGGACTGCAAGTAGCTGCATACTCTGCTCGCAGTGCTGTCAAAGGCTGGAGCAGCGAAGCATGGAACTCATGGCTCGCAATGGCCGTCAACCTTCCCGCGGAGCAAGCGATCTGTCCGAACCCTCTGCCGCTGTTACAGACCCACAACCTTGGCTTCAACGATTACTCAAACTTGCAATCCAACACACTGGACTGGGGGTCAGATTTGGGACACATCGATGTGACGCGATACATGAAGCCAGCTGCAAGCCTAGCAAAGTGCGCAACTGCTGTCATTGTTCATCCGCGATTGAGAGATGGTGGTCTGGCTGTGGCAACGACTAATACTGACAGCATGTGCAAGGCTCTTGAGCAGGATCATGTCTTCTCGCGCTATGGCAAGCTAGTGTGCTCTTATGTCTGA
- a CDS encoding Oxidoreductase AFT12-1 — MSFPNMSCKVLVYGGGAIGSILGWRIAQNSSTQVSVVCRSNFAKVRSDGYLFRTSTWGTGRFRPYQVFSASNIAAAASQQRFDYVICATKVTGERDSMLHDLRSIVRPNTTLVAAQNGMGVEGPLKQAFPKNTVLVAVCNLNCNQAAHGIIEQAVNVKPHAFAFGLAGHDPRRLAADVRRRDRLVAMDSAFEVAADVSRERWRKLVVNAALNPSTALSGLDTHQLLERSEGVAVVLQLAHEACDVAAASGVELPADLPNKVVELARDTHVITPSTLQDVRKGRPLELDPIFGFLVEQAARVGASVPLLTSMYHLLKKKDREGPGYQNQTEGASLPGSAVHDLLAAWQGGSQLGEVVY; from the exons ATGTCCTTTCCAAACATGTCATGTAAAGTCTTAGTTTACGGCGGAGGAG CTATTGGTTCGATCCTAGGCTGGCGAATTGCTCAGAACAGCAGCACCCAGGTCTCCGTTGTGTGTCGTTCGAACTTTGCCAAAGTCAGGTCCGATGGATACCTCTTCCGGACTTCAACATGGGGCACTGGCCGGTTTCGTCCCTACCAGGTGTTTTCTGCATCGAACATCGCTGCTGCAGCCTCGCAGCAACGATTCGACTATGTCATCTGCGCCACCAAGGTCACAGGAGAGCGAGATTCCATGCTGCATGATCTTCGCAGTATAGTCCGACCCAACACAACACTCGTCGCTGCCCAGAACGGCATGGGCGTGGAGGGGCCATTGAAACAAGCATTTCCCAAGAATACAGTGCTGGTAGCAGTATGCAACCTCAACTGCAACCAGGCAGCTCATGGCATCATAGAACAAGCAGTCAACGTCAAGCCGCATGCTTTCGCATTTGGTCTGGCCGGCCACGATCCTCGGCGGCTCGCGGCTGATGTCCGACGTCGCGACAGGTTGGTGGCCATGGATTCTGCTTTCGAAGTTGCTGCAGACGTCTCCCGGGAACGTTGGCGCAAACTTGTTGTCAACGCGGCCCTCAACCCGAGCACCGCACTATCAGGTCTCGACACCCATCAGCTCCTCGAAAGATCAGAAGGCGTGGCAGTGGTATTACAGCTGGCGCACGAAGCATGCGACGTTGCCGCGGCCAGTGGCGTAGAGCTGCCAGCAGATCTGCCAAATAAGGTGGTCGAGCTTGCCAGAGATACTCATGTGATCACGCCTTCGACTTTGCAAGACGTACGAAAGGGGAGACCGCTTGAGCTGGACCCCATTTTTGGTTTCCTGGTCGAGCAGGCGGCCAGAGTCGGCGCGAGCGTGCCATTGCTAACGTCGATGTATCATCTGCTGAAGAAGAAAGATCGCGAAGGACCAGGATATCAGAATCAAACGGAGGGGGCGTCACTTCCTGGGTCAGCCGTGCATGACTTGCTCGCTGCTTGGCAAGGAGGCAGTCAGCTAGGAGAAGTGGTGTATTGA